A stretch of Desulfurivibrio alkaliphilus AHT 2 DNA encodes these proteins:
- a CDS encoding IS4 family transposase: MHSITDSQEQQAVRQLHSKVDQFFDNFSLGTLLNRAGIRKLRGTSPIRLLKSIFMLAFSQENFFRGIVERKQEFGKDAAYALLQGTNYNWRRLLLQLAAKIVTVFSLLTEEPKRKVLIIDDSTYERPHSRKVELLTRVHDNCRKRFTRGFKLLTMAWSDGYSTLPVDFALLSSRDPEKRLWDEERQLDRRCCAARRRKEAVTKSTDLLDGMIKRIMGSGIDFGYILMDSWFAFPSIIRKLHQHRPVICMLKDIPSIRFRYQGVSRRVGELYRNLNKRPGRARILAGATVELASGLPAKIIFVRHRSTKNWLALLSTDLELGEEEIVQTYGKRWDIEVMFKVVKHYLNLEKEVQMRNFDGLIAHATVVLIRYCFLSFQQRMDNDERALGSLFYACAEEIRDITLLEAFQRIMTLALDKIRQLGEFAEDAVRRIIDVVMGTACHMLLSPAGDGRNKNILTAS; this comes from the coding sequence ATGCACAGTATCACGGACAGCCAAGAACAGCAAGCAGTAAGGCAACTGCACAGCAAAGTCGATCAGTTCTTTGACAACTTCTCTCTCGGCACTTTGCTCAACCGAGCGGGTATCCGCAAGCTGCGGGGCACCTCGCCGATTCGGTTGCTGAAGTCCATCTTCATGCTGGCCTTCAGCCAAGAGAACTTCTTTCGCGGGATCGTGGAGCGGAAGCAGGAATTCGGCAAGGATGCCGCCTACGCCCTCTTGCAGGGGACTAACTACAACTGGCGCCGACTGTTGCTGCAACTGGCGGCCAAAATCGTCACCGTTTTCTCCCTGCTGACCGAGGAGCCAAAACGAAAGGTGCTGATCATCGATGACAGCACCTACGAACGGCCCCATTCCCGCAAGGTGGAATTGTTGACCCGGGTTCATGACAACTGCCGCAAGCGGTTTACCAGGGGATTCAAGCTGCTGACCATGGCCTGGTCGGATGGTTACAGCACCTTGCCGGTGGACTTTGCCTTGCTTTCTTCGCGGGATCCGGAGAAACGGTTGTGGGATGAGGAAAGGCAGCTTGATCGGCGTTGTTGCGCTGCCCGGCGCCGGAAAGAGGCGGTGACCAAATCCACCGATCTGCTGGATGGCATGATCAAGCGGATCATGGGCAGCGGCATCGACTTCGGCTACATTCTGATGGACAGCTGGTTCGCCTTTCCCTCGATCATCAGGAAACTGCACCAGCATCGACCGGTGATCTGCATGCTGAAGGACATACCCAGTATCCGTTTCCGGTATCAGGGTGTTTCCCGTCGAGTGGGAGAGCTCTACCGGAACCTGAATAAGCGGCCGGGCCGGGCCAGAATCCTGGCCGGCGCCACGGTGGAACTGGCGAGTGGCCTGCCGGCCAAAATTATCTTTGTCCGGCACCGCAGCACCAAAAACTGGCTGGCCCTGTTGTCCACCGATCTGGAACTCGGCGAGGAGGAGATCGTTCAGACCTACGGTAAGCGATGGGACATCGAGGTGATGTTCAAAGTGGTGAAGCACTACCTCAACCTGGAAAAGGAGGTGCAAATGCGGAATTTCGACGGGCTGATCGCCCATGCCACCGTAGTCCTGATCCGCTACTGCTTCCTCTCTTTCCAGCAGCGGATGGACAACGATGAGCGGGCTTTGGGCTCCCTCTTTTACGCCTGTGCCGAGGAGATACGGGATATCACCCTGCTCGAAGCGTTCCAGCGCATCATGACCCTGGCCCTGGACAAAATACGACAACTCGGCGAGTTCGCCGAAGATGCAGTGAGAAGGATCATTGATGTGGTGATGGGTACCGCTTGTCATATGCTGTTATCCCCGGCGGGAGACGGCAGAAATAAAAACATTTTAACGGCTAGTTAG
- a CDS encoding hybrid sensor histidine kinase/response regulator yields MTSHNSENSLRADELMRDASAAIKLASALAAWERTFDAIGNIVTIMDGNFKIIRANKAAHCTLGAEPGSLIGQYCYQAFADLPTPCEGCPGTNTLEYGRVSSAEIHHGKLGKTFLITTSPLADEKGEFTRIAHIAKDITEKLTMERRLLQAQKMAAIGNLAGGIAHDFNNILTAIGGYVQLILLKSGNDQRISQDADQVRAAIKRATDLVSQLLTFSRQTEHPKKSIQVAPVVQEALKLLRASIPASIELRQSLDSAAIILGDPTQLHQVVMNLATNASHSMLEGGGTLGVSLREIAIEEYERRPQLTMLPTGRYLCLEVSDTGCGMTQEIVGKIFEPYFTTKEIDQGTGLGLSVAHGIVSSHGGTINVYSEPGQGTTFQVYLPIVDREPDPVAEPAVGAAMWGGSEQILLVDDEESIAELGREVLTFYGYRVTVRCNGVQGLESFRKDPDRYDLVITDLTMPAMNGLRLAAAVKALRPRTPVILCSGHSEITSKARAEAQGIDLYLQKPLDMTELVQAVRGVLDRTV; encoded by the coding sequence ATGACCAGCCATAACTCGGAAAACTCGCTGCGGGCCGATGAACTGATGCGCGACGCTTCGGCCGCCATCAAGCTGGCCAGCGCTCTTGCCGCCTGGGAGCGAACCTTTGATGCCATTGGCAATATCGTTACCATCATGGACGGCAATTTCAAAATTATCCGGGCCAACAAAGCCGCCCACTGCACCCTGGGGGCTGAGCCCGGCAGCCTTATCGGTCAGTACTGCTACCAGGCCTTCGCCGATCTACCGACCCCCTGTGAAGGCTGCCCAGGGACCAACACCCTCGAGTATGGCCGGGTGAGCTCAGCGGAGATCCACCATGGCAAACTGGGTAAAACCTTCCTGATCACCACCTCGCCGCTGGCCGACGAAAAGGGGGAATTTACCCGGATTGCCCATATCGCCAAGGATATCACCGAAAAGCTGACTATGGAGCGTCGGTTGCTTCAAGCCCAGAAGATGGCGGCCATCGGCAATCTGGCCGGCGGCATTGCCCATGACTTCAACAATATTTTGACGGCCATCGGCGGTTATGTTCAACTGATCCTGCTGAAGTCAGGCAATGACCAGCGGATCTCTCAGGATGCCGACCAAGTCAGGGCCGCCATCAAGCGGGCCACCGACCTGGTCAGCCAGCTTCTCACCTTCAGCCGTCAAACCGAACACCCTAAAAAGTCGATCCAGGTTGCCCCGGTTGTTCAAGAGGCCCTGAAGCTGTTGCGCGCCTCCATTCCCGCCTCCATTGAATTGCGACAATCCCTGGACAGCGCCGCCATCATCTTGGGGGACCCCACCCAGCTCCATCAGGTCGTCATGAATCTGGCCACCAACGCCAGCCACTCCATGCTGGAGGGCGGTGGGACCTTGGGGGTCTCCCTGCGGGAGATCGCGATCGAGGAGTACGAACGGCGGCCGCAACTGACCATGCTGCCCACGGGCCGCTATCTGTGCCTGGAGGTCAGCGACACCGGTTGCGGCATGACCCAGGAGATAGTGGGCAAAATATTCGAACCCTATTTTACCACCAAGGAGATCGACCAAGGGACCGGTCTGGGTCTGTCCGTGGCCCACGGCATCGTCAGTAGCCACGGCGGAACCATTAATGTTTACAGTGAACCGGGCCAAGGAACCACCTTCCAGGTCTATCTGCCCATTGTCGATCGGGAACCGGATCCGGTTGCCGAGCCGGCGGTGGGGGCAGCGATGTGGGGCGGCAGCGAACAGATTTTGTTGGTCGATGACGAGGAGAGTATCGCCGAGCTGGGCCGGGAGGTTCTTACCTTTTACGGCTATCGGGTAACCGTTCGTTGCAACGGGGTCCAGGGGCTCGAGAGTTTTCGCAAGGACCCGGATCGCTACGACTTGGTGATCACCGATTTGACCATGCCCGCCATGAATGGTTTGCGGCTGGCGGCTGCGGTCAAGGCTTTGCGTCCGCGCACCCCCGTTATTCTCTGCAGCGGCCACAGTGAAATAACCAGCAAGGCCAGGGCGGAGGCCCAGGGTATCGACCTCTATCTGCAGAAGCCGCTGGATATGACCGAGCTGGTCCAGGCCGTCAGGGGGGTGCTGGACCGCACGGTCTGA
- a CDS encoding helix-turn-helix transcriptional regulator, producing the protein MMDDIVRKLRAARKAKGLTQGALGAKMGLPQSHISQIEAGKVDMRLSSFLEMARFLDLEPVLVPRALTPAVRSLLSGDKGAPQPAWRPDDMPDDMDVEDEKEELP; encoded by the coding sequence ATGATGGATGATATCGTCAGAAAGCTGCGAGCGGCGCGGAAAGCCAAGGGGCTGACCCAAGGCGCTTTAGGGGCCAAGATGGGCCTGCCGCAAAGTCACATCTCGCAAATCGAGGCGGGCAAGGTCGATATGCGCCTTTCCAGCTTTCTGGAGATGGCGCGGTTTCTGGATCTGGAACCGGTGCTGGTCCCGCGTGCCTTGACGCCCGCCGTCCGCTCACTGTTATCCGGCGACAAAGGGGCCCCGCAACCGGCCTGGCGGCCCGACGACATGCCCGACGACATGGATGTTGAGGACGAGAAGGAAGAACTGCCATGA
- the istB gene encoding IS21-like element helper ATPase IstB translates to MNPMPELIPMLKQLRLSGILDSLEARNRQAIEEKLAYTDFLAMLVQDEVARRSQRKFAMRVRRANFRNHKTLEEFDFSFNPNINRALIMDLATCRFLEEGANLLVVGPCGTGKSHIAQAIGHCAVRMGYDVLFTTQTKMLGQLHAARATNAYERRLNALAKVDLLIIDDFGLKPLRTPQDEDIHDLIGERYERRSTIITSNLDLNEWGDAFPNKLLGSATIDRIRHGAYSLLLDGKSFRAARPLPKYPKNEVAENVKKGKN, encoded by the coding sequence ATGAACCCCATGCCCGAACTGATCCCCATGCTCAAACAGTTGCGACTCTCCGGCATCCTTGATTCCCTGGAAGCCAGAAACCGCCAGGCCATCGAGGAAAAGCTGGCCTACACCGACTTCCTGGCCATGCTGGTACAGGACGAAGTCGCCCGCCGTTCCCAGCGCAAGTTCGCCATGCGTGTCCGCCGGGCCAACTTCCGTAACCACAAAACCCTGGAGGAGTTCGACTTCTCCTTCAACCCCAACATCAACCGCGCCCTGATCATGGACTTGGCCACCTGCCGTTTCCTGGAAGAGGGCGCCAACCTGCTGGTGGTCGGCCCCTGCGGCACCGGCAAGAGCCATATCGCCCAGGCCATCGGCCACTGCGCGGTCAGAATGGGCTACGATGTGCTCTTCACCACCCAGACCAAGATGCTGGGCCAACTCCACGCCGCCCGCGCCACCAACGCCTATGAACGGCGGCTTAACGCCCTGGCCAAGGTCGACCTGCTGATCATTGACGACTTTGGCCTCAAACCCCTGCGTACCCCCCAGGATGAGGATATCCATGATCTGATTGGAGAACGTTACGAGCGCCGTTCCACCATCATCACCAGCAACCTGGATCTCAACGAGTGGGGCGACGCCTTCCCCAATAAACTGCTGGGCTCGGCCACCATCGACCGCATCCGCCACGGCGCTTACTCCCTGCTCTTGGACGGCAAAAGTTTTCGAGCGGCCAGGCCGCTGCCCAAATACCCCAAAAACGAGGTTGCCGAAAACGTTAAAAAAGGCAAAAATTAA
- a CDS encoding type I restriction-modification system subunit M, with translation MTISTTIKSIQDIMRKDVGVDGDAQRIGQLGWMLFLKIFDDREVEWELFDDHYRSPIPEPLRWRNWAADPEGITGEELKDFIDNTLFPGLQNLQPRGDDYRGVVIRSVFEDAYNYMKSGQLLRQVINKLQEGVNFNKAGERHELGGVYEQILKDLQSAGNAGEFYTPRAVTRFMVNRVDPKLRETVMDPACGTGGFLTCAIEHKRNHYVQTPQDEAILQRSILGVEKKPLPHLLAVTNLILHGIENPDQIKHDNALARPLISWGPKERVEVIVANPPFGGMEEDGIETNFPQAFRTRETADLFLTLFIHLLKPRGRAAVVLPDGFLFGEGMKTRLKEKLLAECNLHTIVRLPNGVFNPYTGIKTNLLFFTKGAPTEAVWYYEHPYPEGYKSYSKTKPMQFAEFQAEIDWWGEEADGFAARRETERAWKVPAEQIKARNYNLDIKNPYAAEQQNHDPEQLLARYHQQQSEIQQLRDQLKEILAEALHRQPNQPGRKNTP, from the coding sequence ATGACCATCAGCACCACCATCAAATCCATCCAGGACATCATGCGCAAGGATGTCGGGGTGGACGGCGACGCCCAGCGCATCGGCCAGCTCGGCTGGATGCTCTTTCTGAAAATCTTCGACGACCGGGAAGTGGAATGGGAGCTGTTCGACGACCATTACCGTTCCCCCATCCCCGAACCCCTGCGCTGGCGCAACTGGGCCGCCGACCCGGAGGGGATCACCGGCGAGGAGCTGAAAGACTTCATCGACAACACCCTCTTTCCCGGCCTGCAAAACCTCCAGCCCCGGGGCGACGACTACCGGGGGGTGGTGATCCGCAGCGTCTTTGAAGACGCCTACAACTACATGAAGTCCGGCCAGCTTCTGCGCCAGGTGATCAACAAGCTCCAGGAAGGGGTCAACTTCAACAAGGCCGGCGAGCGCCACGAGCTGGGCGGGGTTTACGAGCAGATCCTGAAAGACCTGCAAAGCGCGGGCAACGCCGGCGAGTTCTACACCCCCCGGGCGGTCACCCGCTTCATGGTCAACCGGGTGGACCCCAAGCTGCGGGAAACGGTGATGGACCCGGCCTGCGGCACCGGCGGCTTCCTGACCTGCGCCATCGAGCACAAACGCAACCACTACGTGCAAACGCCCCAGGATGAAGCGATTCTGCAACGCAGCATCCTGGGGGTGGAAAAAAAGCCGCTGCCGCACCTGCTGGCGGTGACCAACCTGATCCTGCACGGCATTGAAAACCCGGACCAGATCAAGCATGACAACGCCCTGGCCCGCCCCCTGATAAGCTGGGGCCCCAAGGAGCGGGTGGAGGTGATTGTCGCCAATCCGCCGTTTGGCGGCATGGAGGAAGACGGTATTGAAACCAACTTCCCCCAGGCCTTCCGCACCCGCGAAACCGCCGATCTCTTCCTGACCCTGTTCATCCACCTGCTCAAGCCCCGGGGCCGGGCCGCCGTGGTCCTGCCGGACGGCTTTCTCTTCGGCGAGGGGATGAAAACTCGGCTGAAGGAAAAGCTGCTGGCCGAGTGCAACCTGCATACCATCGTGCGGCTGCCCAACGGGGTTTTCAACCCCTACACCGGCATCAAGACCAACCTGCTCTTCTTCACCAAGGGCGCCCCCACCGAGGCGGTCTGGTACTACGAACACCCCTACCCGGAGGGCTACAAGAGCTACAGCAAGACCAAGCCCATGCAGTTTGCCGAGTTTCAGGCGGAAATCGACTGGTGGGGCGAAGAGGCCGACGGCTTCGCCGCCCGCCGGGAAACCGAGCGGGCCTGGAAGGTGCCGGCGGAGCAGATCAAGGCCCGCAACTACAACCTGGACATCAAGAACCCCTACGCCGCCGAGCAGCAAAACCACGACCCGGAACAACTGCTGGCCCGCTACCACCAGCAGCAGAGCGAAATCCAGCAGCTCCGCGACCAGTTGAAGGAGATCCTGGCCGAAGCCCTGCACCGCCAGCCAAACCAACCCGGCCGGAAAAACACCCCATGA
- a CDS encoding rhodanese-like domain-containing protein codes for MFAEAREVIKQITVHDVRRMIDEGEAFTLVDVRDPEELAAGVIAYDGLVTISRGKLELLAPDKLDMNERIVVVCQTGIRGILAAHTLVKLGYTNVSNIQCGIEGWAFSDYPIRNSLGTFVMK; via the coding sequence ATGTTTGCCGAGGCCCGTGAGGTGATCAAGCAGATTACGGTTCACGATGTGCGCCGGATGATTGATGAAGGAGAAGCGTTCACTCTGGTTGATGTCCGGGATCCGGAAGAGCTGGCCGCCGGGGTTATTGCCTATGATGGCCTGGTGACCATTTCGCGGGGCAAACTGGAGTTGCTGGCCCCCGACAAGCTTGATATGAATGAGCGGATCGTGGTTGTTTGTCAAACCGGCATCAGGGGGATTCTGGCTGCTCACACTTTGGTCAAGCTGGGCTATACCAACGTCAGCAACATCCAGTGCGGGATTGAGGGTTGGGCCTTTTCCGACTATCCCATTCGCAATTCTTTGGGCACCTTCGTGATGAAGTAA
- the hsdR gene encoding EcoAI/FtnUII family type I restriction enzme subunit R: MDSATKKQLSERDICSKFITPAIERAGWDLQEQVREEFSFTAGRIIVRGRLHARGRKRRADYVLSFQKNQPLAVIKAKDNNHSLGDGMQQALAYAEALDLPFAFSSNGDGFLFHDRTGLSGQTETTLALHQFPAPQTLWELYCRHHGLADPASRRIVEQPYYDDGSGRTPRYYQVNAVNRTVEAVARGQNRILLVMATGTGKTYTAFQIIWRLWKSGRKKRILFLADRNILVDQTKSNDFKPFGQAMTKVSRRTVDKSYEIYLSLYQAVTGSEEEQNIYKNFSPDFFDLVVIDECHRGSAAADSAWRAILEYFSAATHLGLTATPKETRDVSNIDYFGEPVYTYSLKQGIEDGFLAPYKVIRVDLDKDLQGWRPTKGQTDKHGQLIEDRVYNQKDFDRNLILEQRTLTVAAKVSELLTQTDPMQKTIIFCEDIDHAERMRQALVNLNPERVRENHKYVMRITGDELEGKAELDNFINPEQPYPVIATTSKLLSTGVDVQTCKLIVLDQRIQSMTEFKQIIGRGTRINDDYHKHWFTILDFKKATELFADPKFDGEPVQVYQPNPGDPMVPEDEQPGAQPPDQAPDDPAALLQDDPAAETAADQPDQTANWQSDDQPPTGPLPPQPEPPPKPTRYVIDNVPVQVIAERVQYLGPDGKLITESLRDYTRQKVKEQYATLHDFLRHWRRADRKQAIIEELAERGIFWEELIKDLGRQLGDEPDPFDVICHIVYDQPPLTRRQRAERVRKQNYFGKYRETSRQVLDALLDKYADAGIEPIEDVKILNLAPFTNLGSALELVGAFGGKPGYTEAVKELESAIYSTR; this comes from the coding sequence ATGGATAGCGCAACCAAAAAACAACTCAGCGAACGAGACATCTGCAGCAAGTTCATCACCCCGGCCATTGAACGGGCCGGGTGGGATTTGCAGGAGCAGGTGCGGGAGGAATTTTCCTTTACCGCCGGGCGGATCATCGTGCGGGGGCGGCTTCATGCCCGGGGGCGCAAGCGGCGGGCCGATTATGTGCTGAGTTTTCAGAAAAACCAGCCGCTTGCCGTAATCAAGGCCAAGGACAACAACCACTCCCTGGGCGACGGCATGCAGCAGGCCCTGGCCTACGCCGAGGCCCTGGACCTGCCCTTTGCCTTCAGCAGCAACGGCGACGGCTTTCTCTTCCACGACCGCACCGGCCTAAGCGGCCAAACCGAAACCACCCTGGCCCTGCACCAATTCCCCGCCCCCCAAACCCTCTGGGAACTCTACTGCCGCCACCACGGCCTGGCCGACCCCGCCAGCCGCCGCATCGTCGAACAACCTTACTACGACGACGGCTCCGGCCGCACCCCCCGCTATTACCAGGTCAACGCCGTCAACCGCACGGTGGAAGCGGTGGCCCGGGGCCAAAACCGCATCCTGCTGGTAATGGCCACCGGCACCGGCAAAACCTACACCGCCTTCCAGATCATCTGGCGGCTGTGGAAGTCCGGCCGCAAAAAGCGCATCCTCTTTCTGGCCGATCGCAACATCCTGGTGGACCAGACCAAAAGCAACGACTTCAAACCCTTCGGCCAGGCCATGACCAAGGTCAGCCGCCGCACGGTGGACAAGTCCTACGAAATCTACCTCTCCCTCTACCAGGCGGTCACCGGCAGCGAGGAAGAACAGAACATCTACAAAAATTTCTCGCCGGACTTTTTCGACCTGGTGGTCATCGACGAATGCCACCGGGGCAGCGCGGCGGCGGATTCGGCCTGGCGGGCGATCCTGGAATATTTCAGCGCGGCCACCCACCTGGGCCTTACCGCCACCCCCAAGGAAACCCGGGACGTCTCCAACATCGACTATTTCGGCGAGCCGGTCTACACCTACTCCCTGAAACAGGGCATCGAAGACGGCTTCCTGGCCCCCTACAAGGTGATCCGGGTGGACCTGGACAAAGACCTCCAGGGCTGGCGCCCCACCAAAGGCCAAACCGACAAGCACGGCCAACTGATCGAAGACCGGGTTTACAACCAGAAGGATTTCGACCGCAACCTGATCCTGGAACAGCGCACCCTCACGGTGGCGGCCAAGGTAAGCGAACTGCTGACCCAAACCGACCCCATGCAGAAAACCATCATCTTCTGCGAAGATATCGACCACGCCGAACGGATGCGCCAGGCCCTGGTCAACCTCAACCCGGAGCGGGTGCGGGAAAACCACAAATACGTGATGCGGATCACCGGCGACGAGCTGGAAGGCAAGGCGGAGCTGGACAACTTCATCAACCCCGAGCAACCCTACCCGGTAATTGCCACCACCAGCAAGCTGCTGAGCACCGGGGTGGATGTCCAGACCTGCAAGCTCATCGTGTTGGACCAGCGCATCCAGTCCATGACCGAGTTCAAGCAGATCATCGGCCGGGGCACCCGGATCAACGACGACTACCACAAGCACTGGTTCACCATCCTGGACTTCAAGAAGGCCACCGAACTGTTCGCCGACCCCAAGTTCGACGGCGAACCGGTGCAGGTGTACCAACCCAACCCCGGCGATCCCATGGTCCCGGAAGACGAACAACCCGGCGCCCAACCACCGGACCAGGCCCCGGACGACCCGGCGGCCCTGCTGCAAGACGACCCGGCCGCCGAAACCGCAGCCGACCAACCCGACCAAACCGCCAACTGGCAAAGCGACGACCAACCCCCCACCGGCCCGCTGCCGCCGCAACCGGAACCGCCCCCCAAACCCACCCGCTACGTCATCGACAACGTCCCGGTGCAGGTCATCGCCGAACGGGTCCAGTACCTGGGGCCGGACGGCAAGCTGATCACCGAAAGCCTGCGCGACTACACCCGCCAGAAGGTAAAGGAACAGTACGCCACCCTGCACGACTTCCTCCGCCACTGGCGCCGGGCCGACCGCAAGCAGGCGATCATCGAGGAACTGGCCGAACGGGGCATCTTCTGGGAAGAGCTGATCAAAGACCTGGGCCGCCAACTGGGCGACGAACCCGACCCCTTCGACGTCATCTGCCACATCGTCTACGACCAGCCGCCCTTAACCCGACGCCAGCGGGCCGAACGGGTGCGCAAACAAAACTATTTCGGCAAATACCGGGAAACCAGCCGCCAGGTGCTGGACGCCCTGCTGGACAAGTACGCCGACGCCGGCATCGAACCCATCGAAGATGTAAAAATCCTCAACCTGGCCCCCTTCACCAACCTGGGCTCGGCCCTGGAGCTGGTCGGCGCCTTCGGCGGCAAACCTGGCTACACCGAAGCGGTGAAGGAGCTGGAATCGGCCATCTACAGCACCCGTTAG
- a CDS encoding type II toxin-antitoxin system HipA family toxin — protein sequence MTAALDIFLNDTLVGLLTELPDGRILFTFDETYINNPDRPVLSQSYLAADGALLTDTRAYSAKAPPFFANLLPEGHLRDYLAARGGIKPGNEFALLYLLGEDLPGAVIARPAEDSPLPKGKAENTLAEKAESGQPWRFSLAGVQLKFSALMERHGGLTIPAGGREGDWIVKLPSRTHDNVPENEYAMMHMAGEIGLKVPEIRLVPLSEIAGLPNFGKLRGTQALAVKRFDRTEGGLRIHSEDFAQVYGIFPDNKYEGVSFQNIAGMVWTLTGEEGLRDYIARLAYTIMTGNGDMHLKNWSFIYRDGRTPELAPVYDMVSTVPYLPGETLALKLLKTKEMMLCNLRLFEKLAGKAGLPKKLVLDTVRETAAKTHRAWQENKAHYALPKAIETAIDQHMKSVPLTDG from the coding sequence ATGACGGCCGCGCTCGATATTTTCCTGAACGACACCCTGGTCGGTCTGTTAACGGAGCTGCCGGACGGGCGGATATTGTTCACTTTCGACGAAACCTATATCAACAACCCGGACCGCCCTGTTTTAAGCCAATCGTACCTTGCCGCCGACGGAGCGCTTCTTACCGATACCAGGGCGTACAGCGCCAAGGCGCCGCCGTTCTTTGCCAATCTGCTTCCCGAAGGGCATTTGCGGGATTATCTGGCGGCGCGCGGCGGCATCAAGCCAGGCAACGAATTTGCCCTGCTTTACCTGCTGGGTGAAGATTTGCCGGGCGCGGTGATTGCCAGGCCTGCGGAAGACTCTCCATTGCCAAAGGGCAAAGCAGAAAACACCCTGGCCGAAAAAGCCGAATCCGGGCAGCCTTGGCGCTTTTCCCTGGCGGGCGTCCAACTGAAATTCTCGGCGCTGATGGAACGCCACGGGGGCCTGACTATCCCGGCCGGCGGCAGGGAAGGGGACTGGATTGTCAAGCTGCCGTCGCGCACCCACGACAACGTCCCGGAAAACGAGTATGCCATGATGCACATGGCCGGCGAGATTGGCCTGAAGGTGCCGGAGATCCGGCTGGTGCCGCTGTCCGAGATTGCAGGTCTGCCAAATTTCGGCAAGCTGCGCGGCACCCAGGCGTTGGCCGTAAAGCGTTTTGACCGGACGGAGGGCGGCTTGCGCATCCACAGCGAGGACTTTGCCCAAGTTTACGGCATCTTTCCCGATAACAAATATGAAGGCGTAAGCTTTCAGAATATAGCCGGCATGGTTTGGACCCTGACCGGGGAGGAGGGTCTGCGCGATTATATCGCCCGTTTGGCTTACACCATTATGACCGGCAACGGCGACATGCATTTAAAGAACTGGTCGTTCATCTACCGGGACGGCCGCACGCCCGAGCTGGCGCCGGTTTACGACATGGTTTCGACCGTGCCCTACCTGCCGGGCGAAACGCTGGCCCTGAAATTGCTCAAAACAAAGGAGATGATGCTTTGCAACCTGCGGCTTTTTGAAAAGCTGGCCGGAAAAGCGGGCTTGCCGAAAAAACTTGTCCTGGATACCGTCCGGGAAACAGCAGCCAAAACGCACCGCGCCTGGCAAGAGAATAAGGCCCACTACGCCTTGCCAAAGGCCATCGAGACGGCGATTGACCAACATATGAAAAGCGTCCCCCTAACCGACGGATAA